A stretch of the Comamonas testosteroni TK102 genome encodes the following:
- the glnE gene encoding bifunctional [glutamate--ammonia ligase]-adenylyl-L-tyrosine phosphorylase/[glutamate--ammonia-ligase] adenylyltransferase, which produces MAENALNVPSPAQYSRFVQRLHRRYENWFDALPPGAPDRALMEQALGTLQSRGLDLSAALRVLRQLVMERIIVLDCEQQAPLAVVTKAVTELAELALDRACTQVRAELDSRHGAPQGPAGQEVQFWVIGMGKLGARELNVSSDIDLIYVYEHDGDTQGKADGRGVISNHEYFGRAVKGIFSLIGDTTEHGFVFRVDLALRPNGNSGAPAVSLSSLEEYLQIHGREWERFAWLKSRIVAPLADIQTPNVQALRSVVLPFVFRRYLDYAVFDSLRSLHRQIRDHASKRSAGHPERANDVKLSRGGIREIEFIVQLLQVVRGGQFPELRRRPTLEALQRLVQANLMSAEIADALSRAYIFLRQVEHRIQYLDDQQTHVLPTRDDDLLWIARTLGYADACGFLHQLDEHRELVAQEFDTLLGGDSQQCSNGHCNAAKAAAGGPPTPRDIEELIEALPPSLAGQVADWRSNTRINGLRDEARARLFRLVERTAQWVESGQSGEEAAKRFLQWLEPLLRRESYLALLLERPAVHERLLHLLGAARWPARYLQQHPGVIDELASDAILKERFVAADFEHELAMRLAALQSTGEDDDETLLNLLRRAHHAEVFRTLARDIEGRISVEQVADDLSALADSVLRITAQWCWSRLKSRHRDTPRFGIVGYGKLGGKELGYGSDLDIVFVFDDDDDRAPEIYAAYVRKLINWLTVKTGEGDLFEIDTALRPNGNSGLLVTSFESYANYQQQRGSNTAWTWEHQAMTRARFVLGSRDFPSPAGMPATDLHLHQRFDAVREAVITAPRDAAALRNEIETMRERVRGAHPVRGGLFDVKHSPGGMVDVEFAVQYLVLAESGAHRELIANVGNIALLQRAEDAGLLPKGVGYEAAKAYRELRRLQHVARLDERSGQLEPEQAQVQREAVLKLWTAVFVPGTAT; this is translated from the coding sequence ATGGCAGAAAACGCCCTCAATGTTCCTTCCCCGGCCCAGTACTCGCGCTTTGTGCAGCGCCTTCACCGCCGTTACGAGAACTGGTTTGACGCCTTGCCGCCGGGAGCCCCCGACCGGGCCCTGATGGAGCAGGCCCTGGGCACGCTGCAGTCGCGTGGCCTGGACCTCTCTGCGGCACTGCGCGTGCTGCGCCAGCTGGTGATGGAGCGCATCATCGTTCTGGACTGCGAACAGCAGGCACCTCTCGCCGTGGTGACCAAGGCCGTCACCGAGCTGGCCGAGCTGGCCCTGGACCGTGCCTGCACCCAGGTGCGCGCCGAACTCGACAGCCGGCATGGTGCGCCTCAAGGCCCTGCCGGCCAGGAAGTCCAGTTCTGGGTCATAGGCATGGGCAAGCTTGGCGCCCGCGAGCTCAATGTCTCCAGCGACATCGACCTGATCTACGTCTACGAACATGACGGCGACACCCAGGGCAAGGCCGACGGGCGCGGCGTGATCTCCAACCACGAATACTTCGGCCGTGCCGTCAAAGGCATCTTCAGCCTGATCGGCGACACCACCGAACACGGCTTTGTCTTTCGCGTCGACCTGGCCCTGCGGCCCAACGGTAATTCAGGCGCCCCCGCCGTTTCGCTGTCCTCGCTGGAGGAATATCTGCAGATTCATGGCCGCGAGTGGGAGCGCTTTGCCTGGCTCAAGAGCCGCATCGTGGCGCCGCTGGCCGATATCCAGACCCCCAACGTCCAGGCTCTGCGCAGCGTGGTGCTGCCTTTTGTGTTCCGCCGCTATCTGGACTATGCGGTGTTCGACTCACTGCGCAGCCTGCACCGTCAGATCCGCGACCATGCGTCCAAGCGCAGCGCGGGCCACCCCGAACGCGCCAACGACGTCAAGCTCTCGCGCGGCGGCATCCGCGAGATCGAATTCATCGTGCAGCTGCTGCAGGTGGTGCGCGGCGGCCAGTTCCCCGAGCTGCGGCGCCGCCCTACGCTAGAAGCCCTGCAGCGCCTGGTGCAGGCCAATTTGATGAGCGCCGAGATTGCCGACGCCCTGAGCCGCGCCTACATCTTCTTGCGCCAGGTGGAGCACCGCATCCAGTACCTGGACGACCAGCAGACCCATGTGCTGCCCACGCGCGACGATGATCTGCTGTGGATTGCCCGTACCCTGGGCTATGCCGATGCCTGCGGCTTTCTGCACCAGCTGGACGAGCACCGCGAACTGGTGGCGCAGGAGTTCGACACCTTGCTGGGCGGAGACTCCCAGCAGTGCAGCAACGGCCATTGCAATGCCGCCAAGGCGGCGGCAGGTGGTCCGCCCACGCCACGCGACATCGAGGAGCTGATCGAGGCCCTGCCGCCGTCACTGGCCGGCCAGGTCGCGGACTGGCGCAGCAACACCCGCATCAACGGCCTGCGTGACGAGGCCCGTGCGCGCTTGTTCAGGCTGGTGGAACGCACCGCGCAATGGGTGGAAAGCGGCCAGTCCGGCGAGGAAGCAGCCAAGCGTTTTCTGCAATGGCTGGAGCCTCTGCTGCGCCGCGAAAGCTACCTCGCGCTGCTGCTGGAACGGCCGGCGGTTCATGAAAGACTGCTGCATCTGCTCGGAGCGGCGCGCTGGCCTGCGCGCTATCTGCAGCAACACCCCGGCGTGATCGACGAGCTGGCCAGCGATGCCATTCTCAAGGAACGCTTTGTCGCAGCAGACTTCGAGCATGAGCTGGCCATGCGTCTGGCCGCCCTGCAATCCACGGGCGAAGACGACGACGAAACCCTGCTCAATCTGCTGCGCCGCGCCCACCATGCCGAGGTCTTCCGCACCCTGGCGCGCGATATCGAAGGCCGCATCAGCGTAGAGCAGGTGGCCGACGACCTGAGCGCGCTGGCCGACAGCGTGCTGCGCATCACGGCCCAATGGTGCTGGAGCCGGCTCAAGAGCCGCCATCGCGATACGCCGCGCTTCGGCATCGTGGGCTACGGCAAGCTGGGCGGCAAGGAGCTGGGCTACGGCAGCGATCTGGACATCGTCTTCGTCTTCGACGACGACGATGACCGCGCTCCCGAGATCTACGCGGCCTATGTGCGCAAGCTCATCAACTGGCTGACCGTCAAGACCGGCGAAGGCGATCTGTTCGAGATCGACACCGCGCTGCGACCCAACGGCAACTCGGGCCTGCTGGTGACCAGCTTCGAGTCCTATGCCAACTACCAGCAGCAACGCGGCAGCAATACCGCCTGGACCTGGGAGCACCAGGCCATGACGCGTGCCCGCTTTGTGCTGGGCAGCCGCGATTTTCCCTCGCCGGCAGGCATGCCCGCGACCGACCTGCACCTGCATCAGCGCTTTGATGCGGTGCGCGAAGCCGTCATCACCGCACCGCGCGATGCCGCTGCGTTGCGCAACGAGATTGAAACCATGCGTGAGCGGGTACGCGGCGCCCATCCGGTGCGCGGCGGCCTGTTCGACGTCAAGCACAGCCCCGGCGGCATGGTGGATGTGGAATTTGCCGTGCAGTACCTGGTGCTGGCCGAATCCGGTGCACACCGCGAGCTGATCGCCAACGTGGGCAATATTGCCTTGCTGCAGCGCGCCGAAGACGCGGGCCTGCTGCCCAAAGGCGTGGGCTATGAAGCCGCCAAGGCCTACCGCGAGCTGCGTCGCCTGCAACACGTGGCGAGACTGGACGAGCGCTCCGGGCAACTGGAGCCGGAGCAGGCCCAAGTCCAGCGCGAAGCGGTACTCAAGCTCTGGACTGCGGTGTTCGTGCCCGGTACCGCAACCTAG
- a CDS encoding glutathione S-transferase C-terminal domain-containing protein, which yields MKLIGSTTSPFVRKVRVVLAEKKLDYQFVEENPWEEALSPGTGNPLGKVPRLVMDGTEAMFDSRVIVEYLDTLSPVGKLIPGTGRERAEVKTWEALADGMLDAAVLVRLEATWPGRSAEQRSQAWMDRQMGKVRAVLKVMSQGLGEKPFCCGGTHLTLADISVGCALAWLDFRFPELDWRAEHPNLAALLTKLAARPSFVNTVPH from the coding sequence ATGAAACTAATAGGCTCCACCACCAGCCCCTTTGTGCGCAAAGTCCGCGTCGTGCTGGCCGAAAAGAAGCTGGACTATCAATTTGTCGAAGAAAACCCCTGGGAGGAAGCGCTTTCACCGGGTACGGGCAATCCTCTGGGCAAGGTGCCGCGTCTGGTGATGGATGGCACGGAGGCAATGTTCGATTCGCGCGTCATCGTCGAATATCTGGACACACTTTCGCCGGTCGGCAAGCTGATTCCGGGCACGGGCCGCGAGCGCGCCGAGGTCAAGACCTGGGAGGCCCTGGCCGACGGCATGCTGGATGCTGCCGTTCTGGTGCGGCTGGAGGCCACCTGGCCAGGCCGCAGCGCAGAGCAGCGTAGCCAGGCCTGGATGGATCGCCAGATGGGCAAGGTCCGGGCCGTGCTCAAGGTCATGTCGCAGGGATTGGGCGAGAAGCCGTTCTGCTGTGGCGGCACGCATCTGACGCTGGCCGATATCAGCGTCGGCTGCGCCCTGGCCTGGCTGGATTTCCGCTTTCCCGAGCTGGACTGGCGCGCCGAGCATCCGAATCTGGCCGCCTTGCTGACCAAGCTGGCGGCGCGCCCCAGCTTTGTGAATACCGTGCCCCACTGA
- the purB gene encoding adenylosuccinate lyase, translating to MNLSSLTAISPLDGRYAAKLSALRPIMSEYGYMHRRVQVEVTWFIALSDAGFAEFPALSAESRDYLHALVANFSEADADAIKAIEKTTNHDVKAVEYWIKSKFDGRAELQKAAEFVHFACTSEDINNTSHALQIRVGRDTVLMPAIDGIIAKLREMAHLYAEVPMLSRTHGQTASPTTVGKELANVVVRLQKAAANIAGVKILGKMNGAVGNYNAHLSAWPEFDWEAFSQNVVESAEPKGLGISFQPYSIQIEPHDYMAELFDAMARTNTILIDLSRDIWGYVSLGFFKQRLKAGEIGSSTMPHKVNPIDFENCEGNLGMANAMLKHLAEKLPISRWQRDLTDSTVLRNIGVAFGYTTLAYASLMTGLNKLELNEERLQEDLNNAWEVLAEPIQTVMRRYGVQGAYEKLKEVTRGKTVLAEDLHRLINGLEIPLADKDRLLAMTPASYIGKAAELAKRV from the coding sequence ATGAACCTGTCCTCCCTCACCGCCATCTCTCCCTTGGACGGCCGCTACGCCGCCAAGCTGTCCGCACTGCGCCCCATCATGAGCGAATACGGCTATATGCACCGCCGTGTTCAGGTCGAGGTGACCTGGTTCATCGCCCTGTCCGATGCCGGCTTTGCCGAGTTCCCGGCGCTGTCGGCCGAGTCGCGCGACTATCTGCACGCGCTGGTCGCCAACTTCTCCGAAGCCGATGCAGACGCCATCAAGGCCATCGAGAAGACCACCAACCATGACGTGAAGGCCGTGGAGTACTGGATCAAGTCCAAGTTCGACGGTCGCGCCGAGCTGCAGAAGGCGGCCGAGTTCGTGCACTTTGCCTGCACCAGCGAAGACATCAACAACACCAGCCACGCCCTGCAGATCCGCGTCGGCCGCGACACCGTGCTGATGCCCGCCATCGACGGCATCATCGCCAAGCTGCGCGAGATGGCCCACCTCTACGCCGAAGTGCCCATGCTCAGCCGCACCCACGGCCAGACCGCCTCTCCCACCACCGTGGGCAAGGAGCTGGCCAACGTGGTCGTGCGCCTGCAAAAGGCCGCTGCCAACATCGCCGGCGTCAAGATCCTGGGCAAGATGAACGGCGCCGTGGGCAACTACAACGCCCACCTGTCGGCCTGGCCCGAGTTCGACTGGGAAGCCTTCAGCCAGAACGTGGTGGAGTCCGCCGAGCCCAAGGGTCTGGGCATCAGCTTCCAGCCCTACTCCATCCAGATCGAGCCCCATGACTACATGGCCGAGCTGTTCGATGCGATGGCTCGCACCAACACCATCCTGATCGACCTGTCGCGCGACATCTGGGGCTATGTGTCCCTGGGCTTCTTCAAGCAGCGCCTGAAGGCCGGCGAGATCGGCTCGTCCACGATGCCCCACAAGGTCAACCCCATTGACTTCGAGAACTGCGAAGGCAATCTGGGCATGGCCAACGCCATGCTCAAGCATCTGGCCGAAAAGCTGCCCATCAGCCGCTGGCAGCGTGACCTGACCGACTCCACCGTGCTGCGCAACATCGGTGTCGCCTTTGGCTACACCACGCTGGCCTACGCTTCGCTGATGACCGGCCTGAACAAGCTGGAGCTCAACGAAGAGCGCCTTCAGGAAGACCTGAACAACGCCTGGGAAGTGCTGGCCGAGCCCATCCAGACCGTGATGCGCCGCTATGGCGTGCAGGGCGCCTACGAAAAGCTCAAGGAAGTCACGCGCGGCAAGACCGTGCTGGCCGAAGATCTGCACCGCCTGATCAACGGTCTGGAAATCCCCCTGGCCGACAAGGACCGTCTGCTGGCCATGACGCCTGCCTCCTATATCGGCAAGGCTGCCGAGCTGGCCAAGCGCGTTTGA
- a CDS encoding YaeQ family protein, with protein sequence MAIKSTIFKANLSIADIDHNYYADHNLTLARHPSETDDRMMVRLVALALNAWKLQDLCNGDGTLGFGIGLSDPDDPDVHITDYTGQKRLWIEVGQPDEKPITKACNKSDHMLVYPFNHAAHVWWKGLEGKLARQSKLEVHYIDSEVAQQLGSLAERSMQLQATIQEGQLTLSSNLGTVFVEPTRWK encoded by the coding sequence ATGGCCATCAAGTCCACCATCTTCAAAGCCAATCTGTCGATTGCCGACATCGACCACAACTACTACGCCGACCACAATCTGACGTTGGCGCGCCATCCCAGCGAAACAGATGACCGCATGATGGTGCGCCTGGTGGCCCTGGCGCTGAACGCCTGGAAGCTGCAAGACCTGTGCAACGGTGACGGCACTCTGGGCTTTGGCATTGGCTTGTCCGACCCTGATGATCCGGACGTGCACATCACCGATTACACCGGCCAGAAGCGTCTGTGGATCGAAGTCGGCCAGCCCGACGAAAAGCCCATCACCAAGGCCTGCAACAAGTCGGACCATATGCTGGTCTACCCCTTCAACCACGCCGCCCATGTCTGGTGGAAGGGTCTGGAAGGCAAGCTGGCCCGCCAGAGCAAGCTGGAAGTGCATTACATCGACTCGGAAGTGGCCCAGCAGCTGGGCTCTCTGGCCGAGCGCAGCATGCAGCTGCAGGCCACGATTCAGGAAGGCCAGCTCACGCTGTCCAGCAATCTGGGCACGGTGTTTGTCGAGCCCACGCGCTGGAAATAA
- a CDS encoding DUF3717 domain-containing protein, with protein MAAAYDACSMTAIHITDIEAAINYWRGRAPSPDGVLLAPGVKALAEVYALMIYECEPDVAVEGFPSHAMAAWLAWFDTMPDTPCIAICSTSQGDEKCKGCGRSFDEVQYWTAMEPAEKRAVWRRITVEGDSWRFNRYAERAAERRGQSF; from the coding sequence ATGGCAGCGGCTTATGATGCCTGCTCCATGACTGCCATCCACATCACCGACATCGAAGCGGCCATCAATTACTGGCGAGGCCGTGCCCCATCGCCCGACGGCGTGCTGCTGGCACCCGGGGTCAAGGCTCTGGCCGAGGTGTATGCGCTGATGATCTATGAATGCGAGCCCGACGTGGCCGTGGAGGGCTTTCCGTCACATGCCATGGCGGCCTGGCTGGCCTGGTTCGACACCATGCCCGATACACCCTGCATTGCCATCTGCTCCACCAGCCAGGGCGATGAGAAATGCAAGGGCTGCGGCCGCAGCTTTGACGAGGTGCAGTACTGGACGGCCATGGAGCCCGCCGAGAAGCGGGCCGTATGGCGCCGCATCACGGTCGAGGGCGATTCCTGGCGCTTCAACCGCTATGCGGAGCGCGCGGCGGAGCGGCGCGGCCAGAGTTTCTGA
- a CDS encoding TerC family protein, with product MDLDFLTHTPFWIALGQIIIIDILLGGDNAVVIALACRKLPPEQRRKGIIYGTAGAIILRIILIAFAMVLLQLPFLKVVGAVLLIWIGIKLIAPDDEGHDNIEGSDKLFAAIKTIIVADLVMSVDNVIAIAGAAQSSGDHQMLLIVLGLLISVPIIVWGSQLVIKLMERFPMIIVAGGMLLGWIAGGMFVTDPVFVNTEKWLWMPKLGTTDAQGLAEISKTLYWAAHIGGALLVLALGKFIASRRPAVAAH from the coding sequence ATGGATCTGGACTTTCTGACCCACACGCCCTTCTGGATTGCGCTGGGCCAAATCATCATCATCGACATCCTGCTGGGCGGCGACAATGCGGTCGTGATCGCACTGGCCTGCCGCAAGCTGCCCCCCGAGCAACGCCGCAAGGGCATCATCTACGGCACGGCCGGCGCCATCATCCTGCGCATCATCCTGATCGCCTTTGCCATGGTGCTGCTGCAGCTGCCCTTCCTGAAGGTCGTGGGTGCCGTCCTGCTGATCTGGATCGGTATCAAGCTGATTGCTCCCGATGACGAAGGTCACGACAACATCGAAGGCAGCGACAAGCTGTTTGCCGCCATCAAGACCATCATCGTCGCCGACCTGGTGATGTCCGTGGACAACGTGATCGCCATCGCCGGCGCCGCCCAGAGCTCGGGCGACCACCAGATGCTGCTGATCGTGCTGGGTCTGCTGATTTCCGTGCCCATCATCGTCTGGGGCTCGCAGCTGGTCATCAAGCTGATGGAGCGCTTCCCCATGATCATCGTGGCCGGCGGCATGCTGCTGGGCTGGATCGCGGGCGGCATGTTCGTGACCGACCCCGTGTTCGTGAACACCGAGAAGTGGCTGTGGATGCCCAAGCTGGGCACCACCGATGCACAGGGTCTGGCCGAGATCTCCAAGACCCTGTACTGGGCAGCCCATATCGGCGGCGCGCTGCTGGTGCTGGCCCTGGGCAAGTTCATTGCCAGCCGCCGTCCCGCGGTTGCAGCCCACTAA
- a CDS encoding phage holin family protein gives MKILVKWLLCAAALLGVAYVYSGVQVQSFGSAMIAALVIGLLNTIIRPILVVLTLPVTIVTVGLFLLVVNGLMFWMASGLLGGFHVAGFWAAMLGALIYSVLGLLIDRLVAQLFPE, from the coding sequence ATGAAAATCCTCGTCAAATGGCTTCTTTGCGCGGCGGCTCTGCTCGGGGTCGCCTATGTCTACAGCGGCGTCCAGGTGCAAAGCTTTGGCTCAGCCATGATTGCGGCCCTCGTCATCGGTCTGCTCAACACCATCATCCGGCCCATACTCGTAGTGCTGACCCTGCCCGTGACCATCGTCACCGTGGGTCTGTTCCTGCTGGTGGTCAACGGCCTGATGTTCTGGATGGCCTCGGGCCTGCTGGGCGGCTTCCACGTTGCCGGCTTCTGGGCCGCTATGCTGGGCGCGCTGATTTATTCGGTGCTGGGCCTACTTATTGACCGCCTTGTCGCGCAGCTGTTCCCGGAGTAG
- a CDS encoding M48 family metalloprotease, protein MPKLRKVHILKALTASVLIAIQAVSPLAPGALAAGLPTLGDGASSLTTGEERRLGDSIARELYRDPDYLDDPVLQEYVEGIWLHLQDAARKNGELSPELEERFAWTLLLGKDRQVNAFALPGGYMGVYLGLIGVVSSGDELASVIAHETSHITQRHIARMMAQQGKQTPLMLASMLLGALAATRSPDAAMAIMMGGPAAVMQNQLNFSRAMESEADRMGYSLMSPAGFAPQGFVSMFGKLQQASRLNDNGSWPYLRSHPLTTQRIADMDSRIPPGKRAADPVPTLEHVMMSARARVISNPGVEVRRQWATLPRSGSFSSLSQFEQVAQLYAATLSAMYLRDWPLAREMVQRLLTATAGNAPANIQARWLNAELEFKADNSQAALVALPLQSVLAPQAAPKATASGNLAGPREAGPREAGPSLATIDVVERVAPRRPELLLKTEILLRLNQAGSMASPLQTWVTDHPRDGSAWQTLARVWRSQGQEMRALRAEAEAQVAHYDYAAAVDRFKAAQDLARKAGARADYFEASIIDTRLRAVEELLREQLRDKAVNK, encoded by the coding sequence ATGCCAAAACTGCGTAAAGTTCATATTTTAAAAGCCCTGACAGCTTCTGTTTTGATAGCTATTCAAGCAGTCTCACCTTTGGCACCCGGTGCCCTGGCGGCGGGTTTGCCGACTCTGGGTGACGGTGCCTCGTCGCTGACCACGGGCGAGGAGCGGCGCCTGGGTGACTCCATCGCCCGCGAGCTGTACCGCGACCCGGACTATCTGGATGACCCGGTGCTGCAGGAGTATGTGGAAGGCATCTGGCTGCATCTGCAGGATGCGGCGCGCAAGAATGGCGAGCTGTCGCCCGAGCTGGAGGAGCGCTTTGCCTGGACGCTGCTGCTGGGCAAGGATCGCCAGGTCAATGCGTTTGCGTTGCCCGGCGGCTATATGGGCGTTTATCTGGGACTGATCGGCGTGGTCAGCAGCGGCGATGAGCTGGCCTCGGTCATTGCCCATGAAACCAGCCACATCACCCAGCGCCACATTGCCCGCATGATGGCGCAGCAGGGCAAGCAGACGCCGCTGATGCTGGCTTCCATGCTGCTGGGCGCCCTGGCGGCCACGCGCAGCCCCGATGCGGCCATGGCCATCATGATGGGCGGTCCGGCGGCCGTGATGCAGAACCAGCTGAATTTCTCGCGCGCCATGGAGAGCGAGGCGGACCGCATGGGCTATAGCCTGATGTCTCCTGCCGGTTTTGCTCCCCAGGGTTTTGTGAGCATGTTCGGCAAGCTGCAGCAGGCCAGCCGGCTCAACGACAACGGCAGCTGGCCCTATCTGCGCAGCCACCCCTTGACTACCCAGCGTATCGCGGACATGGATTCGCGCATTCCGCCCGGCAAGCGCGCGGCCGACCCCGTGCCTACGCTGGAGCATGTGATGATGTCGGCCCGCGCCCGTGTGATTTCCAACCCCGGTGTCGAGGTGCGCCGCCAGTGGGCCACGTTGCCGCGTTCCGGCAGTTTTTCCAGTCTGAGCCAGTTCGAGCAGGTCGCTCAGCTCTATGCGGCCACGCTCAGCGCCATGTATCTGCGCGACTGGCCGCTGGCGCGCGAGATGGTGCAGCGGCTGCTCACGGCGACGGCCGGCAATGCACCCGCGAATATCCAGGCCCGATGGCTGAATGCCGAGCTCGAGTTCAAGGCCGACAATTCACAGGCGGCCCTGGTTGCCTTGCCCTTGCAGTCGGTGCTGGCTCCCCAGGCTGCCCCCAAGGCGACGGCCAGTGGCAATCTGGCCGGGCCACGTGAGGCCGGGCCGCGCGAGGCCGGGCCCAGTCTGGCCACGATTGACGTGGTGGAGCGGGTTGCGCCGCGCAGGCCGGAGCTGCTGCTCAAGACGGAGATCCTGCTCAGGCTCAACCAGGCAGGCTCCATGGCCAGTCCCTTGCAGACCTGGGTGACGGACCATCCCCGCGATGGTTCGGCCTGGCAGACGCTGGCGCGCGTATGGCGCAGCCAGGGCCAGGAAATGCGCGCCCTGCGGGCCGAGGCCGAGGCCCAGGTGGCCCACTATGACTATGCGGCAGCGGTGGATCGCTTCAAGGCGGCCCAGGATCTGGCCCGCAAGGCCGGGGCCAGGGCGGATTACTTCGAGGCCTCCATCATCGACACGCGTCTGCGTGCCGTCGAAGAGCTACTCCGGGAACAGCTGCGCGACAAGGCGGTCAATAAGTAG